Proteins from a single region of Phycisphaerae bacterium:
- a CDS encoding alpha-L-fucosidase: MSVLIPLVAVFLGPLAASETPAGSAPSPQTAARFEPTWESLERYQVPQWYLDGKFGIFIHWGVYSVPAFGNEWYPRNMYLQDSPEFKHHLATYGPHSQFGYKDFIPLFKAEKFEPARWAELFRKAGAKYVVPVAEHHDGFAMYDCSLSPWCAAKIGPKRDIIGELAEAVRKEGMVFGLSSHRAEHWWFFDGGMRFDSDVKDPTFAGLYGPAQPEKTSRPDKAFLDDWLARTRELVDKYQPQLVWFDWWIQEPEFEPYLREFAAYYYNKDAEWQKGVVINYKFKAFPDKAAVLDVERGQLAEIRPFFWQTDTSISRNSWGYVSRQDYKTVDSLIDDLVDIVSKNGALLLNIGPKPDGTIPEAEEKILLEIGRWLEINGEAVYGTRPWKVYGEGPTKIIEGSMNDTKRSAFTGLDIRFTTKGDVLYATVLAWPEGDRVIIRCLARDSSLYRGEISDVKLLGCRDPVVWERTAEGLAVRLPATKPCEHAFVLRISPAERAAQRPAK; this comes from the coding sequence ATGTCTGTGCTGATTCCGCTGGTTGCGGTCTTCCTGGGGCCTCTTGCAGCGAGTGAGACGCCGGCTGGTTCGGCGCCGAGCCCTCAAACGGCCGCCCGATTTGAACCCACCTGGGAGTCGCTCGAACGCTACCAGGTTCCGCAGTGGTATCTGGACGGCAAGTTCGGCATTTTCATTCACTGGGGCGTCTACTCCGTGCCCGCTTTCGGCAACGAGTGGTATCCCCGCAACATGTACCTGCAGGACTCGCCTGAGTTCAAGCACCACCTGGCCACATATGGCCCCCACTCGCAGTTCGGCTACAAGGATTTTATCCCCTTGTTCAAGGCGGAGAAGTTCGAACCGGCTCGCTGGGCCGAGCTCTTCCGAAAGGCCGGCGCCAAATACGTTGTTCCTGTGGCTGAGCATCACGACGGCTTTGCCATGTACGACTGTAGCCTGTCGCCGTGGTGTGCCGCCAAGATCGGGCCTAAACGAGACATTATTGGTGAACTGGCAGAGGCGGTTAGGAAAGAGGGCATGGTCTTCGGACTGTCCAGCCATCGTGCCGAACACTGGTGGTTCTTTGACGGCGGCATGAGATTCGATTCCGACGTGAAGGACCCCACGTTCGCCGGCCTGTACGGCCCGGCCCAGCCCGAAAAGACCAGCCGGCCGGACAAGGCCTTCCTCGACGACTGGCTGGCTCGCACGCGCGAGCTGGTCGACAAGTATCAGCCGCAACTGGTCTGGTTCGACTGGTGGATCCAGGAGCCGGAGTTCGAACCATATCTGCGGGAGTTTGCGGCGTACTACTACAACAAGGATGCCGAATGGCAAAAAGGCGTTGTGATCAACTACAAGTTCAAAGCCTTTCCCGACAAGGCGGCCGTGCTTGACGTCGAACGCGGCCAACTGGCTGAGATCAGGCCTTTCTTCTGGCAAACGGATACCTCGATCTCCAGGAACTCGTGGGGATATGTCAGCAGACAGGACTATAAGACGGTTGACTCTCTGATCGACGATCTGGTCGACATCGTCAGCAAGAACGGGGCCCTGCTGCTCAACATCGGGCCGAAGCCCGACGGCACGATCCCCGAGGCCGAGGAGAAGATATTGCTTGAGATCGGCCGGTGGTTGGAGATCAACGGCGAGGCAGTTTACGGCACGCGTCCGTGGAAGGTTTACGGCGAAGGTCCGACGAAAATCATTGAAGGTTCCATGAACGACACCAAGCGAAGTGCGTTCACCGGGCTGGACATTCGTTTCACCACCAAAGGCGACGTGCTCTACGCTACGGTGCTGGCCTGGCCGGAGGGTGACAGAGTCATCATACGCTGTCTGGCCAGGGACTCATCGCTATACCGCGGCGAGATCAGTGACGTCAAGCTGCTGGGTTGCAGGGATCCGGTTGTCTGGGAACGGACCGCCGAGGGACTTGCCGTCAGGCTTCCGGCGACAAAGCCATGCGAACA
- a CDS encoding heparinase II/III family protein encodes MKKTCTMSIAAISTWILFVPSWSLGQNVPTTQAVETMSGLLGRVPADAAEVLPGLSKACPLDLGRTSIAEAILEAAKSGSAEIPVTTYTQYREFRKSGDREPYQKPYFEKRALLAKAVLAAWLQGDLASVDFVNDLVWNICEETNWVIPAHESVGEIDLMAAETAATLAFTELLVGPRLPDEIRTRLREEVKRRVIEPYLDHGAKFWWDNGANNWTGVCAGSIGQVLLILEPDPERQARGLALVVDQLNRFVDRAFEEDGASTEGIGYWNYGLAHFVIFAEMLRARTGGAIDLLAGEKIARIAGYPTAVAIGRHAFASFSDSSENASVLPFIAARLADRTGRPALLAQASDKAHEGRLGWVLCNLIWHGDQPRREPLFENVVLPKAGVARCVGKAGDRSVILVAKAGNNAEQHNHNDVGSFVLRIGETTFLCDPGAGLYNAAYFGRRRYENVFASSYGHSVPRIGGMQQKPGGQYRRTLEVSSDGTARIDMHEAYGIAQLKSFQRTFKIDPDGRVTITDELRFDGDGMEVEEAFVTWHDVKVNGPVAHVVGDESMLEIRARSGVFKAERLEDACKANKKKGVLTRLSASYPQAPIVKTHFMFVYKKAT; translated from the coding sequence ATGAAGAAGACCTGCACCATGTCGATAGCTGCGATCAGCACCTGGATCCTTTTCGTGCCTTCCTGGTCACTCGGCCAGAATGTGCCAACGACTCAGGCCGTGGAAACAATGAGCGGCCTCCTTGGCCGTGTGCCGGCCGATGCCGCCGAGGTTCTCCCTGGGTTGTCGAAGGCTTGTCCTCTTGATCTCGGCAGGACATCGATCGCCGAAGCGATTCTGGAGGCGGCCAAGTCCGGTTCGGCGGAGATTCCCGTTACAACCTACACGCAGTATCGGGAATTCAGGAAATCCGGCGACCGGGAGCCCTACCAGAAGCCCTATTTCGAGAAGCGGGCGTTGTTGGCCAAGGCGGTTCTGGCCGCGTGGCTTCAGGGCGATCTTGCTTCGGTAGACTTTGTCAACGATCTCGTGTGGAACATCTGCGAAGAGACCAACTGGGTCATCCCCGCACACGAGTCCGTCGGCGAGATCGACCTGATGGCCGCGGAGACGGCCGCCACCCTCGCGTTTACCGAGCTACTGGTCGGTCCCAGACTCCCGGATGAGATCCGAACACGGCTTCGGGAAGAGGTGAAGAGGCGTGTGATCGAACCATATCTTGACCACGGCGCGAAGTTCTGGTGGGACAACGGAGCTAACAACTGGACGGGTGTCTGTGCCGGCTCGATCGGACAGGTTCTTCTCATTTTGGAGCCGGATCCCGAGCGACAGGCCCGCGGATTGGCCTTGGTGGTGGATCAGCTCAATCGCTTTGTCGATCGGGCCTTTGAGGAAGACGGGGCCAGCACCGAGGGCATTGGATACTGGAACTATGGCCTGGCGCACTTTGTGATCTTCGCCGAGATGCTCCGGGCCCGCACCGGCGGGGCGATCGACCTTCTGGCAGGCGAGAAGATCGCAAGGATCGCGGGATACCCCACGGCCGTTGCGATCGGACGGCATGCTTTCGCCTCGTTCTCGGACAGCTCTGAGAACGCCAGTGTGCTTCCCTTCATTGCGGCCAGGCTGGCGGACAGAACCGGACGCCCCGCATTGCTCGCCCAGGCAAGCGATAAGGCACACGAAGGCCGCCTGGGTTGGGTGTTGTGCAATCTGATCTGGCACGGCGATCAGCCAAGACGGGAGCCCCTTTTCGAGAACGTGGTGTTACCCAAAGCCGGCGTCGCCCGATGCGTGGGAAAGGCCGGTGACCGGTCGGTGATTCTCGTCGCCAAGGCCGGCAACAATGCCGAACAGCACAACCACAACGACGTGGGCAGTTTTGTGCTCCGTATCGGCGAAACGACGTTTCTCTGCGACCCGGGCGCGGGCCTCTACAATGCCGCCTACTTCGGACGCCGGCGCTACGAAAACGTCTTTGCCTCGTCTTACGGTCACAGCGTACCGCGGATCGGTGGGATGCAGCAGAAACCCGGCGGGCAGTACCGCAGGACGCTGGAAGTGAGCTCGGATGGGACCGCCAGAATCGACATGCACGAGGCCTACGGCATCGCTCAACTCAAGAGCTTTCAGCGCACGTTCAAGATCGATCCTGATGGCCGGGTGACCATCACGGATGAGTTGCGCTTCGACGGCGACGGCATGGAGGTTGAAGAGGCTTTCGTAACCTGGCACGACGTCAAGGTGAACGGTCCGGTGGCCCATGTGGTCGGCGACGAAAGCATGTTGGAGATCCGTGCTCGTTCCGGGGTGTTCAAGGCCGAGCGGCTCGAAGACGCCTGCAAGGCGAATAAGAAAAAGGGTGTTCTGACACGGCTGAGCGCCTCCTACCCGCAAGCCCCGATCGTGAAGACCCATTTCATGTTCGTCTACAAAAAAGCAACATAA